The DNA region GCTCACCTCAGCCCATTCCACCGCGTCGCACTCACACAGCCACCGTCTGATTCTCCACTCGCCGCCACAAGTGTCGCATCCCGCTCACCGGCACACTCTCTCAGCAGCCATCCCCTCCGCGTTCCGCCACCCCCGTCCGTCGCAGATCCGTATCCCACCGGCCACCGCATCGCCAATCAGAGCATCAGGTACCATCGCATCACATCcccctcttcttcatcttctgaagcttcttcCCAGTTCTGATTCTTCAATTTTCATTCCATAGCCTTCGCGCGAAAACGAGAGAGAGAGCGAGAATGGTGAGGGAAGTGTCAGAGAGTTGCGTGGATAGCTTGTTGACGGAGATGGTTTCGTGCTATTGCAATCGATTCTACGCCAACAAGCCTGAACTCGCTGCTCGCAGGATCGAGGCCATTGGATACCAGGTCGGTCACCAGCTTTCTGAAAGGTTTGTTTCCAAACCCtaatctcttctcttcttctgcaTTTCCGCACTTTCTTCATCGAGATCTGCACTGCAACACACACGATCATAGTAAATTACACATAGTTTGTGGAATTATACAAATATGCCCCAAAACCAAAAGTCTTGTGCTTTATTGATTGATAAACACTAAGCATCACTCTGTGATTCTCATTATTTTCTGGTATGCTGCTCAATTTGCACTGTTTCTATATTTAATTCTACATAATGGCTCTCTGTAGTGAAATGTCGTGAAATTTCGATGCATTGGTTAAAATGTGGTTAAAAGTAGTGGTATTTCGCTTTTGCTGTTTTAGGCTCCCACTTAATGTGGTGTGTTTTAACACTTATTTTCAGGTATACCATGGAGCGGCCTCGGTTCAGTGATCATCTAGAGGCTATCAAGTTCATCTGTAAGGATTTTTGGTCTGAGGTCTTTAAGAAGCAAGTAGACAACTTGAAGACAAATCATAGGGTGAGTTTAGAGTTGAACTTAATTGGTTGGATGGTATGTGTTTTTATAttgctttttgttttttgattgGGATGATCATGTTGTTTGGTTCTTTTGTTGCAGGGTACCTTTGTATTACAAGATAATAAATTTCCCTGGCTTTCACGGATGTCAGTTGATCCATCTGCTGAGAATGTTAGTTCCGTTGAGGATAATACTTCACCTACACCTGAAAGCAAGGCAGCACAAGCAATGAGCATGCATCTTTATTTCCCATGTGGGATCATTAGAGGAGCTCTTTCCAACTTGGGAATTCCCTGTGCAGTTTCTGCTGATATATCAAACCTTCCAGCATGtgcgtctctctctctctctctctctctctctctctc from Lotus japonicus ecotype B-129 chromosome 2, LjGifu_v1.2 includes:
- the LOC130738493 gene encoding uncharacterized protein LOC130738493: MVREVSESCVDSLLTEMVSCYCNRFYANKPELAARRIEAIGYQVGHQLSERYTMERPRFSDHLEAIKFICKDFWSEVFKKQVDNLKTNHRGTFVLQDNKFPWLSRMSVDPSAENVSSVEDNTSPTPESKAAQAMSMHLYFPCGIIRGALSNLGIPCAVSADISNLPACSFVVRIKA